A region of Papilio machaon chromosome 14, ilPapMach1.1, whole genome shotgun sequence DNA encodes the following proteins:
- the LOC106710716 gene encoding ankyrin repeat and SOCS box protein 3, which yields MKMDFSSLNPTTSNALNLAARSNDVEKVKRLIKKINPNCVDNRGWTCLHEAAAADSYESLLVILNHPDCRHLAEDHEGCTALQVACSNGASIRTITALLDHAPDIANYGTYENVTPLHIASCQGNLDLVQLLIEYGAMLDVQDFDGHTALHGAVLAKQPEAVKILLCAGADPEIRDESDFTAFHFACYKGCLESVKALLPYVNNINQVSINGDSPLMLAVIGVCDDVVSYLIEVGADIHVKDVDNDMALNIALKSGHSSIFKKLLFATDREKINNDIILYACKPHYLKVDILESLLSYDLGPKFYDLVEPFHVVLEKIGNIRPTYLTSAPLNSYLNICEYIFQMSPKRFEEYFYIFLANGVSVNSININECPPLVYLHYTTHSSCFTEVFNILCCHGCNVDYCTTKLPSSKELCIPDAFIASLTSNPSTIPVMLPYSLACDPDFLLKFAYQNNILPRIPLQVQEYLLVLIGVDLDKTTAETLSCTVLPLKHLSRIKIRESLRNQLGNKLSSQRYLEVLNTLKIPQIIKDYLLSVIK from the exons ATGAAAATGGATTTCAGTTCTCTTAATCCTACAACTTCAAATGCGCTGAATTTAGCAGCAAGAAGCAATGATGTGGAGAAAGTCAAAAgactgattaaaaaaatcaacccTAACTGCGTTGATAATAGAGGTTGGACATGTTTGCACGAGGCTGCCGCTGCAGACAGCTACGAGAGTCTCTTGGTTATCTTAAATCATCCTGATTGTCGGCACTTAGCTGAAGACCATGAAGGCTGTACAGCACTTCAAGTTGCTTGCAGTAATGGTGCTTCCATAAGAACAATTACGGCACTCCTAGATCATGCACCAGATATAGCAAACTATGGAACATATGAAAATGTAACACCATTGCATATTGCAAGTTGCCAAGGCAATTTAGATTTAGTGCAGTTACTCATAGAGTATGGTGCTATGCTAGATGTGCAGGACTTTGATGGGCACACAGCTTTACATGGTGCTGTATTAGCTAAACAACCTGAAGCtgtgaaaatattgttatgtgCAGGAGCTGATCCTGAAATCCGGGATGAATCTGACTTTACAGCATTTCATTTTGCTTGCTACAAAGGTTGCTTAGAGTCAGTGAAAGCATTGTTGccatatgtaaataatataaatcaagtATCAATCAATGGGGATAGTCCATTGATGCTGGCTGTTATAGGTGTTTGTGATGATGtagtttcatatttaatagaaGTAGGAGCAGACATACATGTTAAAGATGTTGATAATGATATGGCCTTAAACATTGCATTAAAAAGCGGGCACAGTTCTATATTCAAAAAGCTTCTGTTTGCAACTGATagagaaaaaattaataatgatattatACTTTACGCATGTAAGCCACATTACTTGAAAGTTGATATTCTTGAAAGTTTGCTATCATATGACTTGGGACCAAAATTCTATGATTTAGTGGAGCCCTTTCATGTGGTGCTAGAGAAGATAGGTAATATAAGGCCAACCTACCTCACCAGCGCTCCTCTGAATTCATACTTAAATAtatgtgaatatatttttcaaatgtcaCCAAAAAGGTTTGAAGAATACTTCTACATATTTCTCGCCAATGGGGTTTCAgtcaattcaataaatataaatgaatgcCCGCCACTTGTTTACTTACATTATACAACACATTCAAGCTGTTTTACAGAG GTATTCAATATACTCTGTTGTCATGGATGCAATGTGGATTATTGTACTACTAAATTACCATCAAGCAAGGAATTGTGTATTCCTGATGCATTCATAGCATCGCTCACTTCAAATCCTAGTACAATACCAGTAATGTTGCCGTATAGTTTGGCCTGTGATCCTGATTTTCTCCTAAAATTTGCCTATCAAAATAACATACTACCAAGAATACCATTACag gtGCAAGAGTACTTACTAGTGTTAATAGGTGTTGATTTGGACAAAACTACGGCTGAAACATTGTCATGTACTGTACTACCTTTGAAGCATTTATCCAGAATAAAGATTAGAGAGTCTCTAAGAAATCAATTGGGTAACAAATTATCAAGTCAACGTTATCTTGAAGTTCTAAACACTTTAAAGATAccacaaattattaaagattatttac tgagTGTGATAAAATGA
- the LOC106711034 gene encoding shootin-1, which translates to MCAKNGNVVLDVEIECNLEPGMLNEVNWFVFTGETPRRDKGNRRVNRAKSWRILDICTWLGRKGYQSITGLYSEMLQEPRPCSRDCGGSFVVEEVKELRKFVEELNTKQSRLSLENEELHERVKKMTIKIDELENKLSKQQEAKQTVPVKGAPPPPPPPPPPPPPATVTKLPVRSNTLPRCGSAPPRIAAPRLTITPEDIANVKLRKAKDNPVKCKPIPKESQPLVTKDMLQSTRAKLGRSRPVASSTPKQQLTELEKCLLQETSVTSLFRRRASRGSFRSAEELRVRPYPARSPRSPRSPHSPRANSLSRAATIAPIKFPLLITNNE; encoded by the exons atgtGTGCTAAAAATGGGAATGTTGTGTTGGATGTGGAAATAGAATGTAATTTGGAGCCAGGGATGCTAAATGAGGTGAATTGGTTCGTTTTCACAGGCGAGACACCGCGCAGAGATAAAGGAAATCGACGAGTGAACCGCGCGAAGTCATGGCGTATTTTGGATATTTGTACATGGCTTGGACGGAAG GGCTACCAATCCATAACTGGTCTTTACTCCGAGATGCTTCAAGAGCCTAGACCTTGCAGCAGGGACTGTGGAGGCAGTTTTGTGGTGGAAGAAGTTAAAGAGTTAAGAAAGTTTGTTGAAGAACTGAATACGAAACAGTCACGGCTGTCTCTAGAGAACGAGGAGCTTCACGAGAGAGTGAAGAAGATGACCATCAAAATCGATGAATTGGAGAATAAGCTAAG CAAGCAGCAAGAAGCAAAGCAAACAGTTCCAGTGAAGGGTgctccgccgccgccgcccccgCCACCTCCTCCGCCGCCCCCCGCCACAGTGACCAAGCTGCCGGTGCGCTCCAACACACTCCCGCGCTGTGGCTCTGCGCCGCCCAGGATCGCCGCGCCACGCCTCACCATCACACCGGAGGATATTGCCAATGTCAAGCTCCGGAAAGCCAAG GATAACCCGGTGAAGTGTAAGCCGATCCCTAAAGAGAGTCAGCCCCTCGTCACTAAAGACATGCTACAGTCAACGCGCGCGAAGCTCGGCCGATCCCGGCCCGTCGCTTCTTCTACGCCAAAACAACAGCTCACGGAACTTGAGAA ATGTTTGTTGCAAGAAACATCAGTGACGTCACTGTTCCGGCGGCGCGCGTCTCGCGGCTCGTTCCGTAGCGCGGAGGAGCTGCGCGTGCGGCCGTACCCCGCGCGCTCCCCGCGCTCCCCGCGCTCCCCGCACTCGCCGCGCGCCAACTCCCTGTCGCGCGCCGCCACCATCGCGCCAATCAAATTCCCgctattaattacaaataatgaaTGA
- the LOC106711078 gene encoding beta-1,4-galactosyltransferase 2 codes for MRYASKKKIFYLVCFTAVLILLLQPAIKTRRSYEIIEKQNIISSLHEETAENYTSTAIVDCDYHDIIYDDTTVPATIIDGDLNEGYRIKEGGEYAPPECKALFSTAIIVPYRDRAEQLRSFLVYMHSFLRRQHVHYRIYVVEQLDSQPFNRAKLINIGAIAAMNAGYPCLILHDVDLLPLKPANIYACTKYPRHMLGSYNKFRYILPYLNLLGGATSIMAKQFKTINGMSNKYFGVSGEDFDFFARIESLMLKICQFEPQISEYHKITNGHQGSWYTKNRKIFFTRKGMAEDGLNSLKYTEVATVLHPLFTHIMVDL; via the exons atGCGTTATGCATCAAAAaagaagattttttatttagtgtgTTTTACCGcagtgttaattttattacttcaacCTGCTATAAAAACACGACGCTCATACGAAATTATAGAGAAACAGAATATTATTAGCTCACTGCACGAAGAAACCGCAGAAAATTACACCAGCACCGCAATAGTTGACTGCGACTATCATGATATAATATATGACGATACAACAGTGCCTGCTACGATAATAGACGGCGATTTGAATGAAGGATACAGGATAAAGGAAGGCGGAGAATATGCACCTCCGGAATGTAAAGCGCTATTTAGTACAGCGATCATCGTTCCTTATcg GGACAGAGCCGAACAATTACGAAGTTTTTTGGTGTATATGCATTCGTTCTTGCGTCGTCAACATGTCCACTATCGCATATATGTTGTTGAGCAGCTGGATTCCCAACCATTCAACAGGGCTAAGTTGATAAATATTGGTGCTATAGCTGCCATGAACGCTGGATACCCATGTCTCATATTACATGATGTTGACTTGCTGCCATTAAAGCCTGCTAATATTTACGCATGCACTAAATACCCTAGGCACATGTTAGGCAGCTATAATAAATTTAG atatattttgccATATTTAAACCTCCTTGGTGGTGCCACATCTATAATGgcgaaacaatttaaaactataaatggaatgagcaataaatattttggtgtGAGTGGTGAAGATTTTGACTTTTTTGCTCGTATTGAATCACTGATGTTGAAAATATGTCAATTCGAGCCTCAAATTAGTGAATACCACAAGATAACAAATGGACACCAGGGAAGTTG GTATACTAAAAATCGGAAAATCTTCTTTACAAGAAAAGGTATGGCCGAAGATGGATTGaactctttaaaatatacagaaGTAGCAACTGTACTCCATCCATTATTTACTCATATCATGGTTGACTTGTAG
- the LOC106710709 gene encoding motile sperm domain-containing protein 1, translating to MKNFPVFVFPVSLEFYLNARHTHKQLLTVYNPYDFSVNFKVLCTSPNKFTVIDPEGVIAPQSCIDIVVRYTQPSLAHCNVTEKFRITMYDRNTQQALGKRDIPTKLIEGEPLNTTQESFGDNFHPITTKTQVIRPPEEHGKTTCNHPSHHREQQPINVVAVAVSICCIAALLLPTHPENITPSQLPDWLHIGSNLKLVFSFVLGLVSMLVLRP from the exons atgaagaatTTTCCAGTATTTGTATTCCCTGTGTCATTAGAATTCTATTTAAATGCAAGGCATACACACAAACAATTATTGACAGTGTACAATCCGTACGATTTCtcagttaattttaaag TGTTATGTACTTCCCCAAATAAGTTCACCGTGATAGATCCAGAAGGAGTTATAGCGCCACAAAGTTGTATAGATATAGTTGTTCGATACACGCAGCCTTCTCTCGCTCATTGTAATGTAACTGAGAAATTCAGGATAACAATGTATGATAGAAATACTCAGCAG GCTCTGGGTAAAAGAGACATTCctacaaaattaatagaagGTGAACCACTTAATACTACCCAAGAAAGTTTTGGAGACAATTTCCATCCAATAACCACCAAAACGCAAGTGATCAGGCCACCAGAGGAACACGGGAAGACAACTTGTAATCATCCTTCACACCACAG AGAGCAACAGCCTATAAATGTTGTTGCGGTTGCAGTTAGCATTTGTTGTATAGCTGCATTATTACTACCCACCCATCCTGAGAATATAACTCCATCACAACTGCCGGACTGGCTCCACATTGGTTCTAAtcttaaattagtattttccTTTGTATTGGGCTTGGTAAGTATGCTAGTATTACGaccgtaa
- the LOC106710899 gene encoding GATOR complex protein NPRL3: protein MEVNPLNIFFVKSDSKGDRLLFRYPYKLDNKDENTQKKCGRHNPYAINCTEDLLQNPQTQTSNVYKGQLSGFTDEMLSTLFAVKAELCNRKFELKVNDVRFVGHPTLLPYRTNKDDTAAMILINIVFALQASASHSIVKCYYDLSKRLGKALRHEEKRCSYLTEEMKIMLATHDEVSALESEVNSRENDEEEENLRHSVSSATYSNENCGDGNPKSAFHLILQRSSLARSMKAVFEGLSSTGIVQVRINNWVLLSFCLPHKAHQIHNRGLVIEPECIDKCLQKLRPYHGILLMVDPNELLASIPLDGSPALLRLIKLYSPLKSLQTLAIEADLSFTQVSQLTGHLVYWAKATVIYPLCEGNVYVVAPCGNVNIHSPLLDEFAKEFPGLCLVQMLSEFSLPAPLWFKARGVGGAGGGCGGGARLARVVAWLLRRKLLLQLHTYVHFNSPNWNDDPDGQEYYCEKHDIYNQSCNISFSSLNQMQLNVPGPVEPRDSANTFPDSDEDYPTENNLNQTDFSHTKPIVIESEHSKHEKCHTNDSANHSFDDGMDVVDGFVPKPNGVNGFGQNDQKKQPNSVDSGISNNVNGNKLHMNGSMDVDDHKEDKKMNTMTSRLSDASLKEKDVTNNVDCDENMMDCDVSPRQKNLNTLTNGTDKKNGVSLNLKLQNEMSFQPPTVCGGVGECEAAGVGVGVGVVRGVCGGDESPLHAFTPAERAALAALPAASNPDDLLLLATLHKKGYFRGETHLEEIMFMENVTRSQLMQLLDKFKGVLITFETEDPAVAMLYPYQ, encoded by the exons ATGGAAGTGAATCCTTTGAACATATTTTTCGTGAAATCGGACAGTAAAGGTGATAGACTCTTGTTTAGATATCCCTACAAGTTGGATAACAAAGATGAGAACACTCAGAAGAAATGTGGTCGTCACAATCCGTACGCAATTAACTGTACTGAAGATCTATTGCAAAATCCACAAACACAGACATCTAATGTCTACAAAG gtcAACTCAGCGGTTTCACAGATGAAATGCTATCAACACTGTTTGCAGTGAAAGCTGAACTATGTAACAGGAAGTTTGAACTGAAAGTGAATGATGTAAGATTTGTCGGTCATCCAACTCTACTACCTTACAGAACAAACAAAGATGATACAGCTGCTATGATTCTTATAAACATTGTATTCGCTTTGCAAGCATCTGCAAGTCACTCTATAg tgAAATGCTATTATGATCTGAGTAAAAGATTAGGTAAAGCTTTGAGGCATGAAGAAAAAAGATGTTCCTATTTGActgaagaaatgaaaataatg TTGGCAACTCACGATGAAGTTTCAGCTTTGGAAAGTGAAGTGAATTCTAGAGAGAATGATGAGGAAGAGGAAAATTTACGTCACTCTGTCAGTTCGGCAACATACAGTAACGAAAATTGTGGTGATGGTAATCCTAAATCAGCATTTCACTTGATATTACAAAGAAGTTCATTAGCAAGGTCCATGAAAGCTGTATTTGAAGGTCTCAGTTCCACAg GTATTGTACAAGTCCGTATAAACAATTGGGTACTGCTATCATTCTGTTTACCTCATAAAGCTCATCAAATACATAATAGAGGATTGGTAATTGAACCAGAATGTATTGACAAATGTCTGCAGAAACTAAGACCATATCATGGTATCTTACTTATG GTGGATCCAAATGAATTGTTAGCTTCAATTCCACTCGATGGAAGTCCAGCTTTATTAAGATTGATCAAGTTATATAGTCCTTTGAAGAGCCTACAGACTCTAGCTATTGAAGCTGACTTATCTTTTACACAG GTGTCTCAGTTAACAGGTCACCTGGTATACTGGGCGAAGGCCACGGTCATATATCCTTTGTGCGAAGGCAATGTGTATGTGGTCGCCCCTTGTGGTAACGTGAATATACACTCGCCGCTGCTAGATGAGTTTGCTAAGGAATTCCCGGGACTTTGCTTAGTGCAA ATGCTAAGTGAGTTCTCTCTGCCGGCTCCGCTGTGGTTCAAGGCGCGTGGTGTGGGCGGGGCTGGTGGGGGGTGTGGGGGTGGGGCGAGGCTGGCTCGTGTCGTGGCCTGGTTGCTGCGCCGCAAGCTGCTGCTGCAGCTACACACTTATGTCCACTTCAACTCGCCCAACTGGAATGACGATCCCG ATGGTCAAGAGTATTATTGCGAGAAACATGACATTTACAATCAGTCGTGCAACATTTCGTTCTCTTCCCTCAATCAAATGCAACTGAACGTTCCGGGACCAGTTGAGCCGAGGGATAGTGCTAACACGTTCCCCGACTCCGACGAGGACTATCCTACCGAAAATAATCTTAACCAAACCGACTTCTCGCACACGAAACCGATCGTGATCGAATCCGAACATTCGAAACACGAAAAGTGTCATACGAACGATTCCGCTAATCATTCGTTCGACGATGGAATGGATGTCGTCGACGGTTTCGTTCCTAAACCGAACGGTGTGAACGGTTTTGGTCAAAACGATCAAAAGAAGCAACCAAACTCTGTCGATAGTGGTATATCGAATAATGttaatggaaataaattacatatgaATGGATCTATGGATGTAGATGACCAtaaagaagataaaaaaatgaatactaTGACGTCACGACTGTCAGATGCATCTTTGAAGGAGAAAGATGTCACAAATAATGTCGACTGTGATGAAAATATGATGGACTGTGATGTATCACCGAGACAgaagaatttaaatactttaaccAATGGCACAGATAAAAAGAACGGAGTTTcccttaatttaaaactacaaaatgaaatgag CTTCCAGCCGCCGACTGTGTGCGGGGGTGTGGGTGAGTGCGAGGCGGCGGGTGTGGGGGTGGGTGTGGGGGTGGTGCGGGGTGTATGTGGGGGGGACGAGTCTCCGCTGCACGCGTTCACACCGGCCGAGCGCGCCGCCCTCGCCGCACTCCCCGCCGCCAGCAACCCTGATGATCTGCTGCTGCTGGCAACACTGCATAAGAAGG gtTATTTCCGCGGTGAAACACATTTAGAAGAGATAATGTTTATGGAGAACGTAACTCGGTCACAGTTGATGCAACTGCTGGATAAGTTCAAAGGTGTTCTTATAACCTTCGAGACTGAGGACCCCGCTGTCGCTATGTTGTACCCGTACCAGTAA
- the LOC106711009 gene encoding Golgi resident protein GCP60, with protein MANKIETTFKVNPEKVPLETDQGILESEERKWGLPLKEVYKHGLSFYKDKEGKAMHLSYEDKLKLVAYTQQTAHGPLNANSAPPLGVLDVIGRDRRAAWQALGQMSQFQAMAGFVHTLDRLCPLFKPYLEAIQKDMEDKKQQLLKKQEEERAHIELQNRIELEKQKQQSTKLTEEQQVQRIKDALNAQTYDQFLEYAQQQFPGNFDQQAVLIRQLQDQHYQQYIQQLAVDKRLANSNIKSKEDSDKENDNSLVEIDDNLNCDDAGDDVDNKSMQTLEKTQISDYNEESKGEEESDDDGFPAVEEARMWTRGEISSFKESARAGGGRLTVGQGETVTIRVPTHRRARCICWEFATDNYDIGFGLYFEWSKSPTNEVTVHVSESDDEEVDDDGYGDEEFTIQENSTDPEIGGERRAASHNRPPVSLVVPLYRRDCHTEVYAGSHTYPGEGVYLLKFDNTYSLWRSKTLYYKVYYTQ; from the exons atggCTAATAAGATTGAAACTACATTTAAAGTGAATCCTGAAAAAGTTCCTCTTGAAACTGATCAAGGTATATTAGAAAGTGAAGAACGAAAATGGGGGTTGCCGTTAAAAGAAGTTTACAAACATGGACTCTCATTCTAtaaag ACAAGGAGGGTAAAGCCATGCACTTGAGTTACGAAGACAAGTTAAAACTAGTTGCGTACACACAGCAAACTGCTCACGGCCCATTGAATGCTAACTCGGCTCCACCTCTCGGAGTTCTAGATGTGATTGGACGAGATCGCCGTGCTGCATGGCAAGCACTTGGACAAATGTCACAGTTTCAAGCCATGGCGGGATTTGTACATACCTTAGACAG GTTGTGTCCTTTATTCAAGCCATATTTAGAGGCAATACAAAAAGACATGGAGGACAAAAAACAACAACT CCTGAAGAAGCAAGAAGAAGAGAGGGCTCATATAGAACTACAGAATAGAATAGaacttgaaaaacaaaaacaacaaagcACAAAGCTGACAGAGGAACAGCAAGT GCAAAGAATAAAAGATGCATTGAATGCACAGACTTACGATCAGTTCCTAGAGTATGCACAACAACAGTTCCCAGGAAATTTTGACCAACAAGCGGTCCTCATACGGCAATTACAAGACCAACATTATCAACAATATATACAACAGCTGGCTGTCGATAAGCGATTAGCTAATTCTAATATCAAGAGTAAAGAAGATAGTGATAAAGAAAATGATAATTCTTTAGTAGAAATTGATGATAATCTGAATTGTGATGATGCGGGTGATGATGTTGATAATAA atcAATGCAAACTTTAGAGAAAACGCAGATTTCAGATTACAATGAAGAATCAAAGGGTGAAGAAGAATCCGATGATG ATGGTTTCCCCGCAGTGGAGGAGGCTCGTATGTGGACTCGTGGTGAGATCTCATCGTTCAAGGAGTCAGCTCGTGCTGGCGGCGGCCGGCTGACAGTGGGACAGGGAGAGACGGTCACCATCCGCGTACCAACACATCGCCGTGCGCGCTGCATCTGCTGGGAGTTCGCCACAGATAACTACGATAtag GTTTCGGTCTGTACTTTGAATGGAGCAAGTCTCCAACTAACGAAGTGACGGTTCACGTATCTGAGAGTGATGATGAGGAAGTCGATGATGATGGATACGGTGATGAAG agttCACAATACAAGAGAACTCAACAGACCCAGAGATAGGTGGTGAGCGTCGTGCGGCGAGTCACAATCGTCCACCTGTCAGTCTCGTCGTCCCTTTATACCGTCGTGATTGTCACACAGAG GTGTATGCTGGATCACACACTTACCCCGGTGAAGgcgtttatttactaaaatttgaTAATACATACAGCCTCTGGCGATCAAAAACTTTGTactataaagtttattatacCCAATGA